From Arcobacter arenosus:
TATATTTTATGACAGCTTTATCAGTTGGGTCATTATGCATATCTTTTACAAAACTTCCATCAATTTTAACAACATCAAAAGGCATACTTTTTAGATATTCAAAGGAAGCCATACCTGTACCAAAGTCATCTAAAGCTAGTCCTATTTTTTTTGATTTTAAATATGAAATAAATTCATTTGCCATATTAAAACTTCCAATAGCAGAACTCTCTGTAATCTCTAATTCTAATTTCTCCCATGGAAAGTCAAAATATTCAATTGCCTCTTTTACCTTTGCTTGGAAGTCTGGATTATTTAAACTTGAACCTGCTAAGTTTATGTGCGCACTATGAAGTTTATTAATATGTTTTTTATTTTTAGTAACTGTTTCAAGGTATGTCCAAAGCACATATGAATCAATGGCACTCATAAGTTGGTATCTTTCAGCAGCACCTAAAAACTTATCAGGAGATATGAAATTATTATCTTTATCCCACATACGAATAAGTATCTCATAGCCTATTTTATCACTTTCATATTGTAAGGGAACAATATCTTGTGCAAAAAGTTCAAATCTTGCTGGACCATTACCTAAAGCCTCTTTTATCCTTTTTGCCGTATCAATCTCTATTGAAACTTGTTTTGTTTTTTCGTCACTTTTATCATAGATATGGGATTTATTTCTCCCTTTTTGTTTAGCTGTGTAAAGGGAAACTGTTACTGCTTTTAATAATTCATTTAATGTAAATTCAAAGGCTTTAAAATGAACTAAGGCAATACTTGCACTAACACTATGGGTTTCATTATTATGGGAAAATCTAAAATCGCTTAATGCTTCAAGACTTTTTTGTAAAAACTGTTTCCCAAACTCTTTGGAACTATTTTTTAATAAAACTGAAAAACTATCTCCATCGATTCTTCCAAAAAGTGCATCTTTAGGAAGTATTTGTTTATAATGATTTACAAGCATTTTAAGTAAATTATCACCTGCTTCATTACCAACAGAATCATTTATCAATTTAAATTGGTCTAAATCAATCAAAAAAGCATTATTTCCTTTTGTATTATTAGCATCTTTTAAAGTTTCTTCTATGGTTTTATCCATATAAAACCTATTATAAATACCTGTTAATTGGTCGTGATTTGCTTGAAATTGTAGTTTTTTAGAAGCACATGAGATTTGTTCCATTTGAGTATTAAAACCTTGAAATATATCTTTTATTTCATTGCTAGCATTTGTTTTTATATATTTAATATTATCTTTAGTTGGGTCACTTTTTTTCATAGCTTCTAAAAGATTTAAAAATGGTTTGGTATAGGATTTACTAAAAAATATAGCTAAGAAACTTCCAAAAATTAGGGCAAAGGGAAATATTACCAGAATAGTATTTGTTATTTGTTCTTGTCTCATTTTAAAGCTTGTTAAATCAACATCTAAAATGGTATATCCAAAATTGTAATTATCAACTACTAAATTGTTTTTTATATATAATGAATCTTGGGTAAAAAAAGTATTTGAATCTTTTAAATATTTTTTTGTACTCTCTTTGTCAATAGTTCCATATTTATAAATTGCATTGTTTGCTTCATCAAATACCAACATAGATTTTATATTTTGAAAAGCTTTTAGTCTAAAACTAATATCAGAAAGCAAATCTGCACTAGGGTTTAAAATATATTTTACAAAGTCATTATTTAAAGATTTTGTAATCGCTTTTGCTTCAATTATTGCATTTTTATTATTCTCTTCTTTTTGAATTTTTAATACAAAAAACATTGTTGCAACTTCAACGGCAACAACAACTAAAGAGATGATGATTATTAATTGAATTTTTATACTAAACTTATTCCACATTATTTTTAATTTTCTGATAAATTTACCACAGGAAGACTAAAATCATTTCCCCACTCTTTCCAAGAAGCATCGTAATTTGCTACATCAAAACCTAATTCTCTTAGGGCAAAATAGTTTGTTGAAGCGATTCGTCCAATTTTACAATATATCACTATTTTTTTGTTTTTATCTAAGCTTTTATAAACCTCTTTTAACTCATCTAGAGTTTTTAATTTTAGATTTTCACCCTTATCATTTATATTGTGTCCTGCAGGAATATTTATAGCTTTTGGGATATGTCCAAATCTTTTTGCAACAGACTTTTTCCCTACATATGATTCTTCGGGTCTTGCATCAATTATAATTTGAGAATCATTTTTTGTGGCAATTTGTGTTGAAAATTTAGTGGCTAATCTTTTGTTGTTTATAGAAACAATATAATCACTTTTTTTTACTTTTGTTGGGTTTTTAGATATTTCAAAACTATTTTTCTTCAATTCATTAAATCCTGCATTTATAAGTTTCACGTTTTCAAAACCATAAACTTCTAATGACCAAAATACCCTTGAAGCATCAAAAAAAGTCCCATCATCATAAATCAAAATAGAATCATTGACATTAATACCTAAATTTTGGATAATCTCTTGCATTTTTGTTGGAGTTGTTATTTTCCCATTTTTTGATTTATTTTCATATGTAATAGTTGCTGGTAAATTTACAGAATCTTTTAAATGACCCTTTAAAAATAAATCACTACTCCTTGCATCAATCACTTTTGAAGAGGAAATAACTTTTGATAAATCTTCTAATTCAATACTTAATTTATCTGCAAATAAGTTTGAAGTTATAAAAAATAAAGTCAATGAAACTAAAAATAATCTTAACATAAACACTCCTTTTAAATTAAGACAGATTATAACATAGAAATAAATAACTTTTTGTTTAGTACTACTGGAACAGTTTTTGCATGTAAGTAGATAAATATTACTATAGGATATTAAATGGAAAATATAGTAGAAAAATTAAAAGATGGTTCATTAGTTCCTTTTTTAGGAATGGGTGTCTTTGAAAATACAGTTGCAAAAGATGGTAGTCAGATACCATATGATAGTGATTCTATGATTTTAGCTTTAAATAATGGAAGGGCGATGAGTCCAAGATTAATGTATGAATATAGCCGAGCTGCTATGAGTTTAGAACAAAGAAAAGGAAGAGAGTTTATTGTTCAAATGACAAATCATATCTTCTCTTCAAAAGAATATGATTTACCTCCTACTTATAAATGGCTCTCACAAATCAAACCTAAATATGTTGTTGATACAAATATGGATGATTCTTTACAAAAAGTTTATGATGATGTTGAGCATTTTTTAATAACGGGTATTTCAAGAATCACAGCTGATTATGATAGATTTATTATATATAAATATGATTTAGAAAAAAAAGAGTATGCACAAATTGAAAAAGAGGGTTTAACTTTAGATTTGCCAATTCTATTTAAACCTATGGGGTCAACAAAACCTCAAATGAACTTTATTGTTTCTGATGCAGATTTTGTTGATTGGCTAACTGAAGCTATGGGTGGTTACGCTTTACCTCCCCAACTAAAAGAGTTTAGAGCAGATAAAGAGTATCTTTTTATGGGAGTTGATTTCTCAAGGGATACTTTTAGAATGGTAGCAAATGAAATAACAATTGGACTAAAGGGTGGAATTACACTTTTAAATAAAGAAGAATTGACAAAAAAAGAGGATAAATTTATTAAAACTCATAATTTAGAAAATCTAAAATTGAGCGTTAATGAATTTATAGAAAATTATGCCTAATACTACAAATTCCTGTGACTTCTGTGGAAAGCAGATTAAAGAAGTAAAAAAAATATTTAGTAGTGAAACCTCTCATATTTGTGATGAGTGTATCACAATGTGCTCAACTGTTTTAGATAAAGAGATGATGCAAAGTGCAAAAAAAGAGTTTCAAAAGGGGCTTAGTGTTCCAATGAAAATCAAAGAGCATTTAGATGATTATGTAATTGGACAAAATGAAGCAAAAAAAGTTCTTGCAGTTGCACTCTATAACCACTACAAAAGAATTGATAAACCTATAATCAAAAATGTAGAGATTGAAAAATC
This genomic window contains:
- a CDS encoding EAL domain-containing protein, coding for MWNKFSIKIQLIIIISLVVVAVEVATMFFVLKIQKEENNKNAIIEAKAITKSLNNDFVKYILNPSADLLSDISFRLKAFQNIKSMLVFDEANNAIYKYGTIDKESTKKYLKDSNTFFTQDSLYIKNNLVVDNYNFGYTILDVDLTSFKMRQEQITNTILVIFPFALIFGSFLAIFFSKSYTKPFLNLLEAMKKSDPTKDNIKYIKTNASNEIKDIFQGFNTQMEQISCASKKLQFQANHDQLTGIYNRFYMDKTIEETLKDANNTKGNNAFLIDLDQFKLINDSVGNEAGDNLLKMLVNHYKQILPKDALFGRIDGDSFSVLLKNSSKEFGKQFLQKSLEALSDFRFSHNNETHSVSASIALVHFKAFEFTLNELLKAVTVSLYTAKQKGRNKSHIYDKSDEKTKQVSIEIDTAKRIKEALGNGPARFELFAQDIVPLQYESDKIGYEILIRMWDKDNNFISPDKFLGAAERYQLMSAIDSYVLWTYLETVTKNKKHINKLHSAHINLAGSSLNNPDFQAKVKEAIEYFDFPWEKLELEITESSAIGSFNMANEFISYLKSKKIGLALDDFGTGMASFEYLKSMPFDVVKIDGSFVKDMHNDPTDKAVIKYIQEIASLKNQETVAEYVETKEDVEELRKIGVTYGQGYYLGKPRALSSWLEE
- a CDS encoding sulfurtransferase, which produces MLRLFLVSLTLFFITSNLFADKLSIELEDLSKVISSSKVIDARSSDLFLKGHLKDSVNLPATITYENKSKNGKITTPTKMQEIIQNLGINVNDSILIYDDGTFFDASRVFWSLEVYGFENVKLINAGFNELKKNSFEISKNPTKVKKSDYIVSINNKRLATKFSTQIATKNDSQIIIDARPEESYVGKKSVAKRFGHIPKAINIPAGHNINDKGENLKLKTLDELKEVYKSLDKNKKIVIYCKIGRIASTNYFALRELGFDVANYDASWKEWGNDFSLPVVNLSEN
- a CDS encoding SIR2 family protein — translated: MENIVEKLKDGSLVPFLGMGVFENTVAKDGSQIPYDSDSMILALNNGRAMSPRLMYEYSRAAMSLEQRKGREFIVQMTNHIFSSKEYDLPPTYKWLSQIKPKYVVDTNMDDSLQKVYDDVEHFLITGISRITADYDRFIIYKYDLEKKEYAQIEKEGLTLDLPILFKPMGSTKPQMNFIVSDADFVDWLTEAMGGYALPPQLKEFRADKEYLFMGVDFSRDTFRMVANEITIGLKGGITLLNKEELTKKEDKFIKTHNLENLKLSVNEFIENYA